The Fastidiosipila sp. genome has a window encoding:
- the groL gene encoding chaperonin GroEL (60 kDa chaperone family; promotes refolding of misfolded polypeptides especially under stressful conditions; forms two stacked rings of heptamers to form a barrel-shaped 14mer; ends can be capped by GroES; misfolded proteins enter the barrel where they are refolded when GroES binds), giving the protein MAKDLKYAEDARKSLEIGVNKLADTIRITLGPKGRNVVLDKTYGSPVVTNDGVTIAREIEVEDRFENMGAQLVKEVATKTNDVAGDGTTTATLLAQAIIREGLRNVAAGANPIILKRGIDQAVEKAVAAIGRNSKAVEGKNDISRVAAISANDDAIGMEIANAMESVSNDGVITVEESQTMGTELEIVEGMQFDRGYISAYMVTDTTKMEVVFEEPYILVTDKKISNIQDLLPLLEKIVQNGKRLLIIAEDVEGEALSTLILNKLRGTFQCAAVKAPGFGDRRKEMLQDIAILTGGKVISSDLGMELKDVELSDLGQARQVKIDKDNTVIVDGAGSPDELQARITAIRSQIEETTSDFDREKLQERLAKLSGGVAVIKVGAATEVEMKERKLRIEDALSATRAAVEEGIVPGGGTAYIDVLDDISQLLDELEGDERTGVTIVLRALEEPVRQIAVNSGFDGSVVCEKVKSEGKGVGFDVLQEKYTDMVGAGIVDPAKVTRSALQNAASIASILLTTEAVVANIPEPEPPMPAGGGMGGMY; this is encoded by the coding sequence ATGGCTAAAGATTTGAAATACGCGGAAGACGCCCGTAAATCGCTGGAAATCGGCGTCAACAAGCTGGCTGATACCATCCGTATCACCTTGGGCCCCAAGGGCCGCAACGTAGTTCTTGACAAGACATACGGTTCCCCCGTCGTTACCAACGACGGCGTTACCATCGCCCGTGAGATCGAGGTGGAAGACCGTTTTGAAAATATGGGTGCGCAACTGGTCAAGGAAGTGGCCACCAAGACCAATGATGTGGCCGGAGACGGCACTACCACCGCCACCCTGCTGGCCCAGGCCATCATCCGTGAGGGACTTCGCAATGTCGCCGCCGGTGCCAACCCCATTATCTTGAAGCGCGGTATCGACCAGGCCGTCGAGAAGGCCGTTGCTGCCATCGGACGCAACAGCAAGGCGGTGGAAGGCAAAAATGACATCTCACGGGTTGCCGCGATTTCAGCCAATGATGACGCCATCGGCATGGAGATCGCCAACGCCATGGAATCTGTTTCCAATGACGGCGTCATCACGGTCGAGGAATCCCAGACCATGGGCACCGAACTTGAAATCGTTGAGGGCATGCAGTTTGACCGCGGTTACATTTCTGCCTACATGGTTACCGATACAACCAAGATGGAAGTCGTCTTCGAAGAGCCCTACATTCTGGTGACCGACAAGAAGATCTCCAATATCCAGGATCTTCTCCCCCTGCTTGAAAAGATCGTTCAGAACGGCAAGCGGCTTCTCATCATCGCGGAAGACGTCGAAGGCGAAGCCCTCTCCACCCTGATTCTCAATAAGCTCCGCGGCACCTTCCAGTGCGCGGCGGTCAAGGCGCCCGGCTTTGGCGACCGCAGGAAAGAGATGCTGCAGGATATCGCCATCCTGACGGGCGGCAAGGTGATTTCATCCGACCTCGGCATGGAGCTCAAGGATGTTGAATTGTCCGACCTGGGCCAGGCCCGTCAGGTCAAGATCGACAAGGACAACACGGTCATTGTCGACGGCGCCGGTTCCCCCGATGAACTCCAGGCCCGTATTACGGCCATCCGGTCCCAGATCGAGGAAACCACTTCGGACTTTGACCGGGAAAAACTCCAGGAACGTCTGGCCAAGCTTTCTGGCGGTGTGGCAGTCATCAAGGTCGGGGCCGCGACTGAGGTTGAGATGAAGGAACGCAAGCTCCGCATCGAAGACGCCCTGTCGGCGACACGCGCAGCCGTCGAGGAGGGAATTGTCCCGGGCGGCGGAACTGCCTACATCGATGTCCTGGATGACATCAGCCAGCTGCTCGACGAGCTGGAGGGCGACGAACGCACAGGCGTGACTATCGTCCTGCGGGCCCTGGAGGAGCCGGTTCGTCAGATCGCAGTGAACAGCGGTTTTGACGGCAGCGTCGTCTGCGAAAAAGTTAAATCGGAAGGCAAGGGCGTCGGTTTTGATGTCCTGCAGGAGAAATACACCGACATGGTCGGCGCCGGAATCGTCGACCCGGCCAAGGTGACGCGGTCCGCGCTCCAGAACGCGGCCTCCATCGCCTCCATTCTCCTGACGACTGAAGCGGTCGTGGCCAATATTCCCGAGCCCGAGCCCCCGATGCCGGCGGGCGGAGGCATGGGCGGCATGTACTAA
- a CDS encoding DUF4364 family protein yields the protein MPNEAIPVHKLILLYIAGQAPGIRLSRLRDAGLATLSMDYLDLAGALEDLTASGLIQVTVRDDKLLRDAEDREIEICQLTVAGRSTLQALENQIPAPTRRFLSAYLDETHLQRTAADTITSTVETASDGRYRLTCRQMEGDDGSFSFSILFPTEAMARKAALTWREKPASVFSSLLQSLLGDDKKTP from the coding sequence ATGCCAAACGAAGCCATTCCGGTCCACAAACTGATACTCCTTTACATTGCCGGACAGGCTCCCGGTATTCGCCTTTCGCGCCTGCGCGATGCCGGCCTGGCCACCTTGTCCATGGATTATTTGGACCTGGCGGGGGCTTTGGAAGACTTGACCGCAAGCGGCCTGATCCAGGTGACTGTCCGTGACGACAAGCTTTTGCGTGACGCGGAAGACCGTGAAATTGAGATCTGCCAGCTGACCGTCGCAGGCCGGTCTACCCTCCAGGCTCTGGAAAATCAGATTCCTGCCCCCACCAGGCGCTTTCTTTCGGCCTATCTCGATGAAACCCACCTGCAGCGGACAGCAGCTGATACCATTACCTCCACGGTGGAGACGGCCAGCGATGGACGCTACCGCCTTACCTGCCGGCAAATGGAGGGAGATGACGGCAGTTTTTCCTTCTCCATCCTCTTCCCCACCGAGGCCATGGCCCGCAAGGCTGCACTGACCTGGCGCGAAAAACCGGCCTCCGTCTTCTCCTCCCTGCTCCAATCGCTTCTGGGCGATGACAAAAAAACACCTTGA
- the rplU gene encoding 50S ribosomal protein L21, with translation MSYAIIRTGGKQYRVAEGDEIFIESIEGEAEDPVVFEEVLAISEGGLLRVGTPLLEGAAVTGEIVKQGRGKKIVVFKYKAKKGYRRKQGHRQPYTRVLIKSIRG, from the coding sequence ATGAGCTACGCCATCATCAGGACAGGCGGCAAGCAATACCGCGTCGCGGAAGGCGACGAGATCTTCATCGAAAGCATTGAAGGGGAAGCCGAAGACCCGGTGGTTTTCGAGGAAGTTCTGGCCATTTCAGAGGGCGGCCTGCTTCGTGTCGGAACGCCCTTGCTGGAAGGGGCTGCCGTAACGGGTGAGATTGTCAAACAGGGCCGCGGCAAGAAGATTGTCGTCTTCAAGTACAAGGCCAAGAAAGGCTACCGCCGCAAGCAGGGTCACCGCCAGCCCTATACACGGGTCCTGATCAAGTCGATCAGGGGCTGA
- the obgE gene encoding GTPase ObgE: MFYDHASIEVRSGNGGNGAVSFRREKYIPNGGPDGGNGGRGGHIIIRADRSLNTLQDYRFKHHFSAGDGQPGRGNKMTGASGADLVLKVPPGTLILHSETREMIADLREDGNEITVARGGAGGRGNVNFANSVRQAPRFATAGKTGEKLRIDLELRLLADAALVGFPNAGKSTLLSVVSAAKPKIASYPFTTLEPVLGLVEVGGARFVLVDVPGLIEGASEGAGMGHDFLRHIERARILIQVLDASSFDGTDPIDRFHALNAELEKYKNLIGRRPMWVVINKIDLVEEEEVDKLKNRIEREGYRVFALSAATTAGVKDFVRALAAVVLTLPLPELEEAEQRKIYRFEKKYDFEIKRQKGLVSVEGPFIRELMLSTNFSDTESFRHFQKRIIESGIQDALLDAGVEEGDEVLLDGSSFEFSL; encoded by the coding sequence GTGTTTTACGATCACGCAAGCATCGAGGTCAGATCGGGCAATGGCGGAAATGGCGCCGTTTCTTTCAGGCGTGAAAAATACATCCCCAACGGCGGACCCGACGGCGGGAATGGAGGCAGGGGCGGCCATATCATTATCCGGGCTGACCGCAGCCTGAATACCCTCCAGGATTACCGTTTCAAACATCATTTTTCGGCCGGCGACGGCCAGCCCGGAAGAGGCAACAAGATGACCGGGGCCAGCGGCGCCGATCTTGTTTTGAAAGTTCCTCCCGGAACCCTGATCCTGCATTCAGAAACACGTGAGATGATTGCCGACCTGCGTGAGGACGGCAACGAGATTACGGTCGCCAGGGGCGGAGCCGGCGGGCGCGGCAATGTGAATTTTGCCAACTCTGTCCGGCAGGCACCCCGTTTTGCAACGGCGGGGAAAACAGGCGAAAAACTCCGCATTGATCTGGAGCTCAGGCTCCTGGCGGACGCGGCCCTGGTGGGTTTTCCGAATGCGGGCAAGTCAACCCTGCTTTCAGTTGTGTCAGCGGCCAAGCCCAAGATCGCCTCCTATCCCTTCACCACACTGGAACCGGTTCTGGGCCTGGTTGAAGTCGGCGGTGCCCGTTTTGTCCTGGTCGATGTGCCCGGCCTGATCGAGGGCGCCTCCGAGGGAGCGGGAATGGGACATGACTTTTTGCGCCATATTGAACGGGCCCGTATCCTTATCCAGGTCCTTGACGCTTCCTCCTTCGACGGAACTGATCCCATCGACCGCTTTCATGCCCTCAATGCCGAACTGGAAAAATACAAGAACCTGATCGGCCGGCGGCCTATGTGGGTGGTCATCAACAAAATCGACCTGGTTGAAGAAGAAGAAGTCGACAAACTCAAAAACAGGATCGAGCGGGAAGGTTACCGGGTCTTTGCCCTGTCAGCTGCCACCACGGCCGGTGTGAAGGATTTTGTCCGGGCTCTGGCGGCCGTGGTCCTGACCCTGCCCTTGCCTGAGCTCGAAGAGGCGGAGCAGCGGAAAATCTACCGCTTCGAGAAGAAATATGATTTTGAGATCAAAAGGCAAAAAGGCCTGGTTTCGGTCGAGGGGCCTTTTATCCGCGAGCTCATGCTGTCGACCAATTTTTCTGACACGGAGTCCTTCCGGCATTTCCAAAAGCGCATCATCGAAAGCGGCATCCAGGATGCCTTGCTGGATGCCGGCGTTGAAGAGGGTGACGAGGTTTTGCTGGATGGATCGTCTTTCGAATTTTCACTTTAG
- a CDS encoding co-chaperone GroES, whose protein sequence is MNIKPLGDRVVIKRLEAEETTKGGIVLPGSAKEKPQIVEVVAVGPGGVVDGKDVIMEVEVGDRVLISKYAGTEVKIDDLEYTILRQSDILAIVD, encoded by the coding sequence ATGAACATTAAACCGTTGGGTGACCGCGTAGTCATCAAGAGACTTGAAGCAGAAGAGACAACCAAGGGCGGCATTGTGCTTCCCGGATCTGCCAAGGAAAAACCGCAGATTGTTGAAGTTGTTGCAGTTGGCCCCGGGGGGGTGGTCGACGGCAAAGACGTTATCATGGAAGTTGAAGTCGGCGATCGCGTCCTGATCAGCAAGTATGCGGGGACGGAAGTCAAGATCGACGACCTTGAATACACCATCCTGAGGCAGAGCGATATTCTCGCCATTGTCGACTGA
- a CDS encoding rubredoxin, which translates to MQKYVCDVCGYVYDPELGDPDGGIDPGVAFEDLPDDWVCPVCGVPKEDFSPLED; encoded by the coding sequence ATGCAGAAATATGTTTGCGATGTGTGCGGCTACGTCTATGATCCTGAACTCGGTGATCCCGACGGGGGCATTGATCCGGGAGTCGCCTTTGAAGATTTGCCGGACGATTGGGTATGCCCGGTCTGCGGCGTGCCAAAAGAAGATTTTTCACCGCTCGAGGATTAA
- a CDS encoding FprA family A-type flavoprotein yields MSIQKVTGRVTQVGSIDPGLQFFDCLMPTPYGTTYNSFLIQGDEKTALIDPVQENTVDQLLHNLQEMGVKRLDYIFSLHAEQDHSGAARILLDRYPEAKIVASAKVAEFLGVLLHIPQEDLMVVAEGDVVDLGGVTLECMPIPFAHWPDNTMFWMPEERILFPSDLFGSHYAPDVPDKPDEEIRIQQSRTYFSEIMMPFRTHVKRYVEKARALDPAIICAAHGPVWFEPDTILSEYERMVSDKTSRDVLIAYVSMHGSTGIMVRLLARALSDLGIGVKLVDLGSAKQDLRVPIGRVLTESIFAGALILASPAVLGGAHPLVAAMTMLIGGINPPVKYIGIVGSYGWGSQMVKQLEGLLGSHKAERIEPFLVRGLPTGDDREAIKVYAAELAARMKALPAEEVLENE; encoded by the coding sequence ATGTCCATACAGAAGGTGACCGGACGGGTGACCCAGGTCGGATCCATTGACCCGGGCCTGCAGTTCTTTGACTGCCTGATGCCAACCCCCTATGGCACAACCTACAACAGTTTTCTGATCCAGGGTGATGAGAAAACAGCCCTGATCGATCCGGTGCAGGAAAACACCGTTGACCAGCTGCTTCATAATCTTCAGGAAATGGGAGTCAAGCGGCTCGACTACATCTTTTCGCTCCACGCGGAACAGGATCATTCGGGTGCCGCCCGCATCCTGCTCGACCGCTATCCGGAGGCCAAAATCGTGGCCAGCGCCAAGGTGGCGGAATTTCTGGGCGTGCTCCTGCATATCCCGCAAGAGGACCTGATGGTTGTCGCCGAGGGCGATGTGGTGGATCTGGGAGGCGTGACGTTGGAGTGCATGCCCATCCCCTTTGCCCACTGGCCCGACAACACCATGTTCTGGATGCCTGAGGAGCGCATACTTTTCCCCTCGGATCTGTTTGGCAGCCACTACGCGCCGGACGTTCCGGACAAGCCGGATGAGGAGATACGCATCCAGCAGTCCCGCACCTACTTTTCTGAAATCATGATGCCCTTCAGGACCCATGTCAAGCGTTATGTGGAAAAGGCCAGAGCCCTTGACCCGGCCATCATCTGTGCGGCGCACGGACCGGTCTGGTTTGAGCCCGACACCATCCTTTCCGAGTATGAGCGCATGGTATCGGACAAGACCAGCCGTGATGTACTGATTGCCTATGTTTCCATGCATGGCAGCACCGGCATCATGGTCCGCCTGCTGGCCAGAGCCCTGAGTGATCTGGGCATCGGCGTCAAGCTGGTGGATCTGGGCAGCGCCAAGCAGGACCTGCGCGTCCCCATCGGCCGGGTTCTGACGGAATCCATTTTTGCCGGCGCCCTGATCCTGGCATCCCCGGCGGTGCTGGGCGGTGCCCATCCGCTTGTCGCCGCCATGACCATGCTGATCGGCGGCATCAACCCGCCCGTCAAATACATCGGGATTGTCGGCTCCTACGGCTGGGGCTCGCAAATGGTCAAACAACTCGAAGGTCTTTTGGGCAGCCACAAGGCCGAGCGGATTGAACCGTTTCTGGTGCGCGGCCTGCCGACCGGGGACGACCGGGAAGCCATCAAGGTCTACGCGGCTGAACTTGCAGCCCGCATGAAGGCCCTGCCGGCTGAGGAAGTCCTGGAAAACGAATGA
- a CDS encoding ribosomal-processing cysteine protease Prp, which translates to MIRAAFSRDCEGRIVSFRLEGHARGWRPWPDAICAGLSAIAQTVIGSLQDIAGVQPDYTLEPGFISCSVGYPEDAGKAAAVSTLMESARIGCMQIEDSYGTRFVTVADQDLTDNKGGNHD; encoded by the coding sequence ATGATCCGGGCGGCCTTTTCACGTGACTGCGAGGGACGGATTGTTTCCTTTCGGTTGGAGGGGCACGCCAGAGGATGGAGGCCTTGGCCGGATGCGATCTGCGCGGGCCTGTCAGCCATTGCCCAGACCGTGATCGGCAGTTTGCAGGATATTGCCGGTGTCCAGCCTGACTACACGCTTGAGCCGGGGTTCATCTCTTGCTCGGTCGGCTACCCGGAAGATGCCGGAAAGGCAGCTGCCGTTTCGACCTTGATGGAGTCAGCCAGGATTGGATGCATGCAGATCGAAGACAGTTATGGAACACGTTTCGTGACCGTCGCCGATCAGGATTTGACAGATAATAAAGGGGGAAACCATGATTAA
- the rpmA gene encoding 50S ribosomal protein L27, translated as MIKVNLQLLAHKMGMGSSRNGRDSKSKRLGAKLSDGEFCTAGSIIYRQRGTKVHPGINVGIGKDDTLFAKIDGLVRYERISRKRKQASVYPVGE; from the coding sequence ATGATTAAAGTAAATCTTCAGCTTTTGGCCCATAAGATGGGCATGGGCAGTTCGCGCAATGGGCGCGACTCCAAGTCCAAGCGTCTGGGTGCCAAGCTTTCGGATGGGGAATTCTGCACAGCGGGCAGCATCATCTACCGCCAGCGGGGAACCAAAGTCCATCCGGGCATCAATGTAGGCATCGGCAAGGATGATACCCTCTTTGCCAAGATTGACGGCCTGGTTCGCTACGAGCGTATTTCGCGAAAACGCAAACAGGCCAGCGTTTATCCGGTCGGAGAGTAG